The genomic segment CGGCTAATTCAACCGTTGTTTTGATTGTCGGTACAGCGAGAACAACCAAGAGAAGGATTGGAATAACTGTCCAAATGATTTCAAGCGTATGATTTCCTTCGACTTGTTTCGGAACTGTGTTATCTCCCGATTTACGACGGAATTTCATAAGTACGTAAACATAGATGACCGCTACGATCGCAAGGACGAACAACATCACCCATAAGCTGAGCTTGATGATCTCAAGTTGCATTTCTGCGCCTTCCCCGCGAGGCTGAAGCGCGGACAATTCCGGAATTCCACAACCTGATAACAATAATGCCATCAAACCGATCGGAAGAAGCCGGAAGAGCATTTTTCCTGATTTTTTCACAACCATCCCCACTTTCTTTTCCCCAATTTTTTTCTTTCGTAAATGGTGTACGTGAATATGTCAAATCGTTTTAGAGAGAAACGAGTACGACCGTCACGATCCAAGCTGTGAAGTAAAAGAGCGAGAAGAAGAACATTTTTGATGCCCATTTAATTTCAGCTTGTTTTTCCTTGATTTTGAGACCTTTCAGTCCCATGTAAAGCCAGTAACCGCTTAACGCCGCCATGATAATCGTGTAGACGATACCATAGTGTGCTAAGAGTAGTGATGATGGGACTAAGACTGCAATCCACCACACAATTTGTCGTTTCGTGATGGCAAAACCATTAACGACCGGTAACATCGGAATACCTGCAGCACGGTATTCTTCTGTCCGTCTCATTGCGAGTGCAAGGAAGTGAGGCGGCTGCCAGACGAACATGATGAGGAATAAAATCCAGGCATCGATATGAAGTGCTGGAGTGACTGCCGCAAATCCAATGATCGGTGGCACTGCTCCTGAAATACCTCCTACGACCGTATTGATCGTATGTGTTCGTTTGAGCCACATCGTATAGATGACGACGTAGACGAATGATCCAATCAATCCGAACACTGCCGCGACATGGTTAACGATCAAGAGAAGCACCGTTCCCGTCGCAAGTATTCCAAGTCCTAATGCCAATATGCGCTGTCCATCCATCTTGCCGGTCACACTCGGTCTCCCCATCGTCCGTTCCATCTTGTAATCGATGTCACGGTCAATGTAATTGTTGAGGTAACAACTTCCGGCAATGACCAGGCCACTTCCAAGAAGTGTCCACAATAATGTCAACTTCGTCTGCCACAGGTATAACAAGACATCA from the Exiguobacterium oxidotolerans JCM 12280 genome contains:
- the cyoE gene encoding heme o synthase, producing the protein MAKVNGETLDIMIEQTDQPTFKDYVTLAKMGIVRANLITVFAGYVVAASYLTDDVLLYLWQTKLTLLWTLLGSGLVIAGSCYLNNYIDRDIDYKMERTMGRPSVTGKMDGQRILALGLGILATGTVLLLIVNHVAAVFGLIGSFVYVVIYTMWLKRTHTINTVVGGISGAVPPIIGFAAVTPALHIDAWILFLIMFVWQPPHFLALAMRRTEEYRAAGIPMLPVVNGFAITKRQIVWWIAVLVPSSLLLAHYGIVYTIIMAALSGYWLYMGLKGLKIKEKQAEIKWASKMFFFSLFYFTAWIVTVVLVSL